One Burkholderia sp. 9120 genomic window, GTCGATCTCCGGCTTCCAGTTCGGCGGCGTCTACAGCTTCAGCAACGACACCAACTTCGCCAATAACCGCGCTTACAGTTTCGGCGGGCAATATACGTATGGCGGCCTGCTGGTCGCCGCTGCTTATCTGCAGGCCGACAATCCCGGCAATGGCGCGAACGGCGCGATTACCGCGAACGACGCCAGTTTCATCGCGGGGCGCATGCGCGTGTTCGGCGGCGGCATCACGTACTCGTTCGGTCCGGCGACGGCCGGCTTCGTTTATACCAACTCGAATTATCTGGATCCGACCGGCAACGGTTATCTCGGCATCACACCGCTCGTGCCGCCGGGCATTTTGCTCAACTCGCTGAAGTATCAGAACTTCGAGGTGAACGGCAAATATCAGGTGTCGCCGATGCTGTTCGTCGGCGCGCAATATGTCTACACGATGGAAAGCTACGACGCGTCCAACGGCGGCGTGAAGCCGCGGATTCACTCGTTCGGTCTGATGGCGGATTACAACTTGTCCAAACGCACCGACGTCTACATTCAGGGCGAATATCAGCAGGTGACCGGCGACTCGACCTACACGATTCTGGACGATGCCTTCACGCCCGGCACCCAGTCGCCTTCATCGACGTCGAAGCAGGTCGTGGTGCGGGCGGCGATACGACATAAGTTCTAGGCGAGCGCGAGCGTGCATGGCGCTTGCGTGAGCGGCTCAGTTCATCACGTAGTGCTGAATCAGAATCCCGACCACCACGCCGGCCGGAATGCCGAAGCTTCGGCCACGCAGCGTCGCGCTTAAATCCTCGTCGAGGACAAAGCGGCAGCGACGCTCGCGCCACACGGTTTTATAAGCCAACGGTCTCGCGCCGACGATCACCACGGCGATCAGCACCGTGACGACAACTTGCCCGAACGCGTGCAACTGGGCCGTGAACGGTGAAAACTCGCCGGCGTTGCAAAGCAGCACCATGACGAAGGCAGCGATCAACGCGCCGAAGAAAAAACCGCTGATAAACCGGTTTGCCGATTGAAGAGAATCCACTGCAACCTCAACGCGTTCGTCAGCGGGATAAACGTGACGAACGAAAAAATAGACGGACGGGAAGGGTGTTCGATTGAATCGACCCGCCAGAATATTTTCTTTGGCGGCCGCTACCTAGCGTCCGTTTCCCAACGCCTCGCGCGATAAGTCGGAAACGGCCGCCGCGTAAATGGCCGCCTACGCGCCCAGCAGATTCAGTTTCGCGTACTGCAGCAGCATGATCGTCTTGCCGTCGACGATCTCGCCGCGCTCGATCATCGCGAGCGCTTCGTTCACCGGCAATTCCAGCACCTCGATATCTTCGCCTTCATCCGCGATGCCGCCGCCTGCGCCGACCTTCGCCACCGCGTCGTATTCGGCGACGAAAAAGTGCAGCTTCTCCGTGACCGAGCCCGGGCTCATGAACGCCTCAAATACCTTGCGCACGTCATGCACGCGGTAGCCGGTTTCCTCTTCCACCTCCGCGCGAATCCGTTCTTCCGGCGAGGCGGCTTCCAGCAGACCGGCCGGCGCCTCGATCAACATGCCGTGATGACCGTTGACGAACGCCGGCAGGCGGAATTGCCGCGTCAGCACCACCGTACGGCGGCGCGGATCGTACAGCAGCAGGGTGGCGCCGTTGCCGCGGTCGTAGGTTTCGCGGCTTTGGCGCTGCCAGCTACCGTCGGCGCGTTGATAGTCGAAGGTGGTTTTTTTCAGCACGTACCAGTCGTCCGAGAGCACTTCGACGTCGACGATACGGACCCGTCCGGCGGTTTCGTTCATGTTCGCTTCCTGTTTTTCTGATTGCCATGTTTGCATGGGCAAGGACAAAGCGGTCGGCGCCGCCTGCGAATCATGGTATCGTGCAGCTTCGTGCAAAAACAAGTGATTTCGTGCAATTGCGTTGAAATGCCCCTGACCCTGTCGAGACCCTCACCGTGCTGACTTCGCAAAGAAAACAACTGATCCTTGAAGCGCTGAAGCGCAACGGGCAGGTGATCGCCAAGACGCTGAGCGTCGAATTCGAGGTGTCGGAAGACACGATCCGCCGCGATCTCCGCGAGCTCGCCGCCGAAGGCCAGCTTCAGCGCGTGCATGGCGGCGCGTTGCCGGCGTCGCCGGCGGCGGTAGACTTTGCCGGGCGCGAGCGGATCGAGTCGGCGTCGAAAGCGGCGATTGGCCGCGCTGCCGCCGGCATGATCGCGCCTGGCCAGATCGTGTTCGTCGACGGCGGCACGACGGCCGTGCAACTGGCGCGTCATTTGCCGTGCGACTTGCAGGCCACGATCGTCACGCATAGCCCGAGCATCGCGGTCGAACTCGCCGAGCACACGCAACTCGAGGTCGTGATGATCGGCGGCCGTCTGTTCCGGCATTCGATGGTCAATCTCGGCGCGGCCGCCATCGAAACGCTCAGCCATATTCGCGCCGATCTGTTTTTCATGGGCGCGACCGGCGTGCATCCGCAAGCGGGTCTGAGCACCGGCGATCGCGAAGAGGCCTACGTGAAGCG contains:
- a CDS encoding porin, producing MNKQVFALAVSAALSAAFAQSASAQTSVTLYGVLDEGINYTNNVGRGHVYELASGDAQGSRWGLKGAEELGGGLKAIFQLENGFDVSSGRFNQGGRMFGRQAFVGISSDTFGSLTFGRQYDSVVDYLAQTTANGNWAGELFSHPYDNDNTDNSFRLDNSVKFTSPSISGFQFGGVYSFSNDTNFANNRAYSFGGQYTYGGLLVAAAYLQADNPGNGANGAITANDASFIAGRMRVFGGGITYSFGPATAGFVYTNSNYLDPTGNGYLGITPLVPPGILLNSLKYQNFEVNGKYQVSPMLFVGAQYVYTMESYDASNGGVKPRIHSFGLMADYNLSKRTDVYIQGEYQQVTGDSTYTILDDAFTPGTQSPSSTSKQVVVRAAIRHKF
- a CDS encoding NUDIX domain-containing protein; this translates as MNETAGRVRIVDVEVLSDDWYVLKKTTFDYQRADGSWQRQSRETYDRGNGATLLLYDPRRRTVVLTRQFRLPAFVNGHHGMLIEAPAGLLEAASPEERIRAEVEEETGYRVHDVRKVFEAFMSPGSVTEKLHFFVAEYDAVAKVGAGGGIADEGEDIEVLELPVNEALAMIERGEIVDGKTIMLLQYAKLNLLGA
- a CDS encoding DeoR/GlpR family DNA-binding transcription regulator; the protein is MLTSQRKQLILEALKRNGQVIAKTLSVEFEVSEDTIRRDLRELAAEGQLQRVHGGALPASPAAVDFAGRERIESASKAAIGRAAAGMIAPGQIVFVDGGTTAVQLARHLPCDLQATIVTHSPSIAVELAEHTQLEVVMIGGRLFRHSMVNLGAAAIETLSHIRADLFFMGATGVHPQAGLSTGDREEAYVKRAFAEHAAETVVLASAEKLHAASAYKIADVTAASAIVVERGTAEALTAPFEALGITIVRA